The Streptomyces aurantiacus genome includes a region encoding these proteins:
- the rplK gene encoding 50S ribosomal protein L11 translates to MPPKKKKVTGLIKLQIQAGAANPAPPVGPALGQHGVNIMEFCKAYNAATESQRGWVIPVEITVYEDRSFTFITKTPPAAKMILKAAGVEKGSGEPHKTKVAKITQAQVREIATTKMPDLNANDLDAASKIIAGTARSMGITVEG, encoded by the coding sequence ATGCCTCCCAAGAAGAAGAAGGTCACGGGGCTCATCAAGCTCCAGATCCAGGCCGGTGCGGCCAACCCGGCTCCGCCGGTCGGCCCCGCACTGGGCCAGCACGGCGTCAACATCATGGAGTTCTGCAAGGCCTACAACGCCGCGACCGAGTCGCAGCGTGGCTGGGTCATCCCGGTGGAGATCACGGTCTACGAAGACCGCTCCTTCACCTTCATCACCAAGACCCCGCCGGCCGCGAAGATGATCCTCAAGGCCGCTGGTGTCGAGAAGGGCTCCGGCGAGCCGCACAAGACCAAGGTCGCCAAGATCACCCAGGCGCAGGTCCGCGAGATCGCCACCACCAAGATGCCCGACCTCAACGCGAACGACCTGGACGCCGCGTCGAAGATCATCGCCGGCACCGCCCGTTCCATGGGCATCACGGTCGAGGGCTGA
- the rplA gene encoding 50S ribosomal protein L1, whose amino-acid sequence MSKRSKSLRASDAKIDREKQYAPLEAVRLAKETSTSKFDGTVEVAFRLGVDPRKADQMVRGTVNLPHGTGKTARVLVFATGDRAEAATAAGADIVGSDELIDEVAKGRLDFDAVVATPDLMGKVGRLGRVLGPRGLMPNPKTGTVTPDVAKAVTEIKGGKIEFRVDKHSNLHFIIGKVSFDDTQLVENYGAALDEILRLKPSAAKGRYIKKASISTTIGPGIPVDSNRTRNLLVEEDPAAV is encoded by the coding sequence GTGAGCAAGCGCAGCAAGTCTCTCCGCGCTTCGGACGCCAAGATCGACCGGGAGAAGCAGTACGCCCCGCTCGAGGCCGTCCGTCTCGCCAAGGAGACCTCCACGTCCAAGTTCGACGGCACCGTCGAGGTCGCCTTCCGTCTGGGTGTCGACCCGCGCAAGGCCGACCAGATGGTCCGTGGCACCGTGAACCTCCCGCACGGCACCGGTAAGACCGCCCGGGTCCTGGTCTTCGCGACCGGTGACCGTGCCGAGGCCGCGACCGCCGCGGGCGCCGACATCGTCGGCTCCGACGAGCTCATCGACGAGGTGGCGAAGGGTCGTCTGGACTTCGACGCCGTCGTCGCCACCCCCGACCTCATGGGCAAGGTCGGCCGCCTGGGCCGTGTCCTCGGCCCGCGTGGTCTCATGCCGAACCCGAAGACCGGCACCGTGACCCCGGACGTGGCCAAGGCCGTGACCGAGATCAAGGGCGGCAAGATCGAGTTCCGCGTCGACAAGCACTCGAACCTGCACTTCATCATCGGCAAGGTGTCCTTCGACGACACCCAGCTGGTGGAGAACTACGGCGCCGCGCTCGACGAGATCCTTCGTCTGAAGCCGTCGGCCGCCAAGGGCCGCTACATCAAGAAGGCCTCCATCAGCACCACGATCGGCCCCGGCATTCCGGTCGACTCGAACCGCACCCGCAACCTCCTCGTCGAGGAGGACCCGGCCGCCGTCTGA
- a CDS encoding DUF1396 domain-containing protein: MKLSVRGSVRHRATGAALAVLVLGGGVAGCSEDSGAKDNGAGESPKMTPAAAVAKAAKNTEDITSLSYRMRGTTPEEGRVQAEAQMRMKPDVAMSMKMTALDQGKDGTAEIRLVDKAMYIGGGAAAAKEMDGKSWIKFDLSALGDDATGGSAPGAGAADKNPAQESTFLTGSKDVRKVGTEKVDGVETTHYQGTVTLDQFRKSLKDESKTTREQREKSLEQYEKMGVDELTMDMWVDGEDRTKQFRMKGDADKGKLDMVITFIDYNKPVKVTAPPAKDTMDLAEMMGDIES; encoded by the coding sequence ATGAAGCTTTCTGTACGCGGATCCGTACGTCACAGGGCGACGGGCGCGGCGCTCGCCGTGCTCGTCCTCGGCGGGGGTGTGGCCGGCTGTTCGGAGGACTCCGGCGCCAAGGACAACGGCGCCGGCGAATCGCCGAAGATGACGCCCGCCGCGGCCGTGGCCAAGGCGGCGAAGAACACGGAGGACATCACCTCTCTCAGCTACCGGATGAGGGGCACGACTCCGGAGGAGGGGCGCGTCCAGGCCGAGGCCCAGATGCGGATGAAGCCCGACGTCGCCATGAGCATGAAGATGACCGCCCTCGACCAGGGCAAGGACGGCACCGCGGAGATCCGCCTGGTCGACAAGGCCATGTACATAGGCGGGGGCGCCGCGGCGGCCAAGGAGATGGACGGCAAGAGCTGGATCAAGTTCGACCTGTCCGCGCTGGGTGACGACGCGACGGGCGGCTCGGCCCCGGGCGCGGGAGCGGCCGACAAGAACCCGGCACAGGAGTCCACCTTCCTCACCGGTTCCAAGGACGTGCGGAAGGTCGGCACCGAGAAGGTCGACGGCGTCGAGACCACTCACTACCAGGGCACGGTCACCCTCGACCAGTTCCGCAAGTCGCTGAAGGACGAGAGCAAGACCACGCGCGAGCAGCGCGAGAAGAGCCTCGAGCAGTACGAGAAGATGGGCGTCGACGAGCTCACGATGGACATGTGGGTCGACGGAGAGGACCGCACGAAGCAGTTCCGCATGAAGGGCGACGCCGACAAGGGCAAGCTCGACATGGTGATCACCTTCATCGACTACAACAAGCCCGTGAAGGTCACCGCGCCGCCCGCCAAGGACACGATGGACCTGGCCGAGATGATGGGCGACATCGAGAGCTGA